A window of Variovorax paradoxus EPS genomic DNA:
CGGCGCCCGACCTGGGCACCCTGCACGAATTCCATGGCGTGCAGCCGGTTTTGCCCGTATCGGATGTGTCCCGCGCCGCACGCTGGTTTCGCGACGTGCTGGGCTTCGAACTCGACTTCATCGCCGGCGAGCCGCCCAGCTATGCGCGGGTGAAAAAGGGCGACCGCAGCTACGGCGATCCCGTCTACCTGCGCCTCTGGCAGTGCAACACCCGCGGAACTCCGCCCTGGCGCGGCGAAATCGTCATCCACGTGGGCAAGGACATCGACGGCCTGCACGACGCCTATGTGAAGCGCGGCGTGACGGTCATCGAGCCGCCTGTCTCCCAACCCTGGGGCC
This region includes:
- a CDS encoding bleomycin resistance protein, encoding MTAKAGVSGVGGTAPDLGTLHEFHGVQPVLPVSDVSRAARWFRDVLGFELDFIAGEPPSYARVKKGDRSYGDPVYLRLWQCNTRGTPPWRGEIVIHVGKDIDGLHDAYVKRGVTVIEPPVSQPWGLREFAIREPDGHVLRFCGYLP